In Aquabacterium sp. OR-4, the following proteins share a genomic window:
- the malE gene encoding maltose/maltodextrin ABC transporter substrate-binding protein MalE — protein sequence MKRRLALQGSLAASGLALAPGLRAQAPAPLVVWINGDKGYEGIARMAEAFTRHTGVPVRVDHPEGAVSKFEQASAAGKGPDIWIWPHDRAGGWAASGLIRPVAPARRTLDAISPLAWSAWRLNGRIWGWPIAIESVALLVNLDLVPEPPRQWDELFAIDRRLRSSGRRAIMWPYNEFYYAYGLVSAGGGYAFARRADGSWNAADNGVAHAGSQRGLGLLKRLVDEGLVPRTATYAESEAAMNEGRVAMTINGPWAWNNLRRSGLRVAAAPLPGIQRQPGRPMVGVLGAMIATASRQPVLAAEFIEHWLISEAGLRAMHAHVPLGVPANLALAEQLRSGDALVSGTMAAASVGEPMPNIPEMSRYWSAMNAAVQSVTQGRETVTDALGRAARRVAGGGPA from the coding sequence ATGAAACGCCGCCTGGCACTGCAGGGCAGCCTGGCCGCCAGCGGCCTGGCCCTGGCCCCCGGCCTGCGCGCCCAGGCCCCAGCGCCGCTGGTGGTGTGGATCAATGGCGACAAGGGTTACGAGGGCATCGCCCGCATGGCCGAGGCCTTCACCCGCCACACCGGCGTGCCGGTGCGGGTGGATCACCCGGAAGGCGCGGTGTCCAAGTTCGAGCAGGCCTCGGCCGCCGGCAAGGGCCCCGACATCTGGATCTGGCCCCATGACCGCGCCGGCGGCTGGGCCGCCTCGGGCCTGATCCGGCCGGTGGCCCCGGCACGCCGCACCCTGGATGCGATCTCGCCGCTGGCCTGGTCGGCCTGGCGGCTGAACGGCCGCATCTGGGGCTGGCCCATCGCCATCGAGAGCGTGGCCCTGCTGGTCAACCTCGACCTGGTGCCCGAGCCGCCACGCCAGTGGGATGAGCTGTTCGCCATCGACCGCCGCCTGCGCAGCAGCGGCCGCCGCGCCATCATGTGGCCCTACAACGAGTTCTACTACGCCTACGGCCTGGTCTCGGCCGGTGGCGGCTATGCCTTTGCCCGCCGCGCCGATGGCAGCTGGAACGCCGCCGACAACGGCGTCGCCCATGCCGGCTCGCAGCGTGGCCTGGGCCTGCTCAAGCGCCTGGTCGACGAAGGCCTGGTGCCCCGCACGGCCACCTATGCCGAAAGCGAAGCGGCCATGAACGAAGGCCGCGTGGCCATGACCATCAACGGCCCGTGGGCCTGGAACAACCTGCGCCGCAGCGGCCTGCGCGTGGCCGCGGCGCCGCTGCCCGGCATCCAGCGCCAGCCCGGCCGGCCGATGGTGGGCGTGCTGGGCGCGATGATCGCCACCGCCAGCCGCCAGCCGGTGCTGGCGGCCGAGTTCATCGAGCACTGGCTGATCAGCGAAGCCGGCCTGCGCGCCATGCATGCGCATGTGCCGCTGGGCGTGCCGGCCAACCTGGCACTGGCCGAGCAGCTGCGCAGCGGCGACGCCCTGGTCAGCGGCACCATGGCCGCCGCCAGCGTGGGCGAGCCCATGCCCAACATCCCCGAGATGAGCCGCTACTGGAGCGCCATGAACGCCGCGGTGCAAAGCGTCACCCAGGGCCGCGAGACCGTGACCGACGCGCTGGGCCGCGCCGCCCGCCGCGTGGCCGGTGGAGGCCCCGCATGA
- a CDS encoding ABC transporter ATP-binding protein: protein MAGLIFDRLGKAYGSAQQPVESVRDVSLEIADGEFCVFVGPSGCGKSTLLRMVAGLENITRGELRIGGQRVNELAPSERDVAMVFQSYALYPHLDVADNLGFAMRIAGTPAAERQQRVAEVARLLQIDHLLARKPRELSGGQRQRVAIGRAMVRQPGVFLFDEPLSNLDAGLREQTRREIARLHRAQGRAASIYVTHDQVEAMTLADRMVLLQPLAAADARRGSVAQQGAPMDLYLRPRNRFVAGFLGSPRMNFVPARVRQRDALGVQVQLPNDQTLHLPHNPQHLADGEAVTLGLRPEHLCPVPPDGLPGHLQPLAARVQWRELLGDQVLLYLEGPGTELVLALPGSGDGPGTPQPGEVLHLAAPLARVHLFNADDEAVPLLAPHTGAAA from the coding sequence ATGGCCGGCCTCATCTTCGACCGCCTGGGCAAGGCCTACGGCAGCGCGCAGCAGCCGGTGGAGAGCGTGCGCGATGTCAGCCTGGAGATTGCCGACGGCGAGTTCTGCGTCTTCGTCGGGCCCAGCGGCTGCGGCAAATCCACCCTGCTGCGCATGGTGGCCGGGCTCGAGAACATCACCCGCGGCGAGCTGCGCATCGGCGGCCAGCGCGTCAACGAGCTGGCGCCCAGCGAGCGCGATGTGGCCATGGTGTTCCAGAGCTACGCGCTCTACCCGCACCTGGACGTGGCCGACAACCTGGGCTTTGCGATGCGCATCGCCGGCACGCCGGCGGCCGAGCGCCAGCAGCGCGTGGCCGAGGTGGCGCGCCTGCTGCAGATCGATCACCTGCTGGCGCGCAAGCCGCGCGAGCTGTCGGGCGGCCAGCGCCAGCGCGTGGCCATCGGCCGGGCCATGGTGCGCCAGCCCGGCGTGTTCCTGTTCGACGAGCCGCTGTCCAACCTCGATGCCGGCCTGCGCGAGCAGACCCGGCGCGAAATCGCCCGCCTGCACCGCGCCCAGGGCCGCGCCGCGTCGATCTATGTCACGCACGACCAGGTCGAGGCCATGACCCTGGCCGACCGCATGGTGCTGCTGCAGCCGCTGGCCGCCGCCGATGCGCGCCGCGGCAGCGTGGCGCAGCAAGGCGCGCCGATGGACCTGTACCTGCGCCCCAGAAACCGCTTCGTGGCCGGCTTTCTGGGCTCGCCACGCATGAACTTCGTGCCCGCCCGGGTGCGCCAGCGTGATGCGCTGGGCGTGCAGGTGCAGCTGCCGAACGACCAGACCCTGCATCTGCCGCACAACCCGCAGCACCTGGCCGACGGCGAGGCCGTGACCCTGGGCCTGCGCCCCGAGCACCTGTGCCCCGTGCCGCCCGACGGCCTGCCCGGCCACCTGCAGCCGCTGGCGGCGCGCGTGCAGTGGCGCGAGCTGCTGGGCGACCAGGTGCTGCTGTACCTGGAGGGCCCGGGCACCGAGCTGGTGCTGGCCCTGCCGGGCAGCGGCGACGGCCCGGGCACGCCGCAGCCGGGCGAGGTGCTGCACCTGGCAGCGCCGCTGGCCCGTGTGCACCTGTTCAACGCCGACGATGAGGCGGTGCCGCTGCTGGCCCCCCACACCGGCGCCGCCGCATGA
- a CDS encoding beta-galactosidase, which translates to MPAQAEPPERDFLNLGHHGRPGRSLAVHSQGLELDGRPWLPIMGEFHYSRCPADEWPLELAKLRAGGVTVVASYVIWNHHEPQPGQWQWDGQRDLRRFVQLAHEAGLMVYLRPGPWVHAEVRHGGFPRWLVAGGGPLRCNDPAYLARVQSLYTQVGWQVQGLLWQDGGPVIGLQIENEYGSQGPGCGAEHIAELKRLAVMAGLTVPLYTVTGWPTLDIPAREVLPVSGAYADGFWQGSREPLPPSGVFLFNTRRVIGEMGNVDGTPAQGLIDPARYPFCLAEAGGGMHQSYHRRPVVTADDAYATALVQIGSGANLYGYYMYHGGTNPVCPTGPLNETQATGYPNDVPQWGYDFQAPLGQYGQVRPAWGRLRLLHQLCAAFGDQLAPLPAVLPETGPFDPADRRLPRVALRALGAQGADLHGFLFFNHHVRHHALPPSEPLRLSLKTDAGTALGLPLKQPLHLQPGMAFVWPLGLRLGAARLRHATLQPFTRWQDSDGSEVLVLVALPGVPLEIVLDAEGLATLDHGPLAAEPCAGGTLAHAPALAAPALLIATDAAGRRHRLLLLPQADAERCQHLHWQGRDRLLRSSHPLASLPADGPVLLRAGHQAAELAVWPADELTLPGMSADPAGQAGWAVRHWPADPSAGPWALTPSCLQPPGAPAPLRWGPPVAWRDGPVPLVPDEAHHAQAGRWRLPLPDDLACQPAAGERAWLQLQWHGDVARLWVDGVLVDDRFGDGSPWTIGLHRWLGQGHRPRIEVSILPLDAQLPVFLEPGARIAGAGIAQASLSLERQLRLLAPAPSASESA; encoded by the coding sequence GTGCCGGCCCAAGCCGAGCCGCCCGAGCGCGACTTCCTCAACCTGGGCCACCATGGCCGCCCCGGGCGCAGCCTGGCCGTGCACAGCCAGGGCCTCGAGCTCGATGGCCGCCCCTGGCTGCCGATCATGGGCGAGTTTCACTACAGCCGCTGCCCGGCCGACGAGTGGCCGCTCGAGCTGGCCAAGCTGCGCGCCGGCGGCGTGACCGTGGTGGCCAGCTACGTGATCTGGAACCACCACGAGCCGCAGCCCGGCCAGTGGCAGTGGGATGGGCAGCGCGACCTGCGCCGCTTTGTGCAGCTGGCGCACGAAGCCGGCCTGATGGTCTACCTGCGCCCCGGGCCGTGGGTGCATGCCGAGGTGCGGCATGGCGGTTTTCCGCGCTGGCTGGTGGCCGGCGGCGGCCCGCTGCGCTGCAACGACCCCGCCTATCTGGCCCGCGTGCAGTCGCTGTACACCCAGGTGGGCTGGCAGGTGCAAGGCCTGCTGTGGCAGGACGGCGGCCCGGTCATCGGCCTGCAGATCGAGAACGAATACGGCAGCCAGGGCCCCGGCTGCGGCGCCGAGCACATTGCCGAGCTCAAGCGCCTGGCCGTGATGGCCGGCCTGACCGTGCCGCTGTACACCGTGACCGGATGGCCCACGCTCGACATCCCGGCGCGCGAGGTGCTGCCGGTCTCGGGCGCCTATGCCGACGGCTTCTGGCAGGGCTCGCGCGAGCCGCTGCCGCCGTCGGGCGTGTTCCTGTTCAACACCCGGCGGGTGATCGGCGAAATGGGCAATGTCGACGGCACGCCGGCCCAGGGCCTGATCGACCCGGCGCGCTACCCCTTCTGCCTGGCCGAGGCCGGTGGCGGCATGCACCAGAGCTACCACCGCCGCCCGGTGGTGACCGCCGACGATGCCTACGCCACCGCGCTGGTGCAGATCGGCTCAGGCGCCAACCTGTACGGCTACTACATGTACCACGGCGGCACCAACCCGGTCTGCCCCACCGGGCCGCTGAACGAGACCCAGGCCACCGGCTATCCCAACGACGTGCCGCAATGGGGTTACGACTTCCAGGCGCCGCTGGGCCAGTACGGCCAGGTGCGGCCGGCCTGGGGCCGGCTGCGCCTGCTGCACCAGCTGTGCGCCGCCTTCGGCGACCAGCTCGCGCCCCTGCCGGCGGTGCTGCCCGAGACCGGCCCGTTCGATCCGGCCGACCGCCGCCTGCCGCGCGTGGCCTTGCGCGCACTGGGGGCGCAGGGCGCCGATCTGCACGGCTTCCTGTTCTTCAACCACCATGTGCGCCACCATGCCCTGCCGCCCAGCGAGCCGCTGCGGCTGAGCCTGAAAACCGACGCCGGCACCGCGCTGGGCCTGCCGCTGAAGCAGCCGCTGCACCTGCAGCCCGGCATGGCCTTCGTGTGGCCGCTGGGCCTGCGCCTGGGCGCCGCGCGCCTGCGCCACGCCACGCTGCAACCCTTCACCCGCTGGCAAGACAGCGACGGCAGCGAGGTGCTGGTGCTGGTGGCCCTGCCGGGCGTGCCGCTGGAGATCGTGCTCGACGCCGAGGGCCTGGCCACGCTCGACCACGGCCCGCTGGCCGCCGAGCCCTGCGCCGGCGGCACGCTGGCCCATGCCCCCGCGCTGGCCGCGCCGGCCCTGCTGATCGCCACCGATGCCGCTGGCCGCCGCCACCGCCTGCTGCTGCTGCCCCAGGCCGACGCCGAGCGCTGCCAGCACCTGCACTGGCAGGGCCGCGACCGCTTGCTGCGCAGCAGCCACCCGCTGGCCAGCCTGCCGGCCGACGGCCCGGTGCTGCTGCGCGCCGGCCACCAGGCCGCCGAGCTGGCCGTGTGGCCGGCCGACGAACTCACCCTGCCCGGCATGAGCGCCGACCCAGCGGGCCAGGCCGGCTGGGCGGTGCGCCACTGGCCCGCCGATCCGTCTGCCGGCCCCTGGGCCTTGACCCCGTCCTGCCTGCAGCCGCCCGGCGCGCCCGCGCCGCTGCGCTGGGGCCCGCCGGTGGCCTGGCGCGACGGCCCGGTGCCCCTGGTGCCCGACGAAGCCCACCACGCCCAGGCCGGCCGCTGGCGGCTGCCGCTGCCCGACGACCTGGCCTGCCAGCCGGCCGCCGGCGAGCGCGCCTGGCTGCAGCTGCAGTGGCATGGCGACGTGGCGCGCCTGTGGGTCGACGGCGTGCTGGTGGACGACCGCTTCGGCGACGGCTCGCCGTGGACCATCGGCCTGCACCGCTGGCTGGGCCAGGGCCACCGCCCGCGCATCGAAGTCAGCATCCTGCCGCTGGATGCGCAGCTGCCGGTGTTTCTGGAGCCGGGCGCGCGCATCGCCGGCGCCGGCATCGCCCAGGCCAGCCTGTCGCTCGAACGCCAGCTGCGGCTGCTGGCGCCCGCGCCCAGCGCCAGCGAAAGCGCCTGA
- a CDS encoding beta-galactosidase: MSLGVCYYPEQWPESRWAADARAMRELGLQTVRIAEFAWSRIEPEPGRFDWAWLDRAIDTLAAEGLKVVLGTPTAAPPAWLALDHGDVLPLDARGRAKGFGSRRHYCFSSPSLHVATRRVVEAMARRYGAHPAVIAWQTDNEYGCHDTTLSYSPAALAAFRRWLAERYGTVAALNQAWGTAFWGLQLRSFDDVGFPVGLPAPALPAHEIDWRRFASDEVLRFNRLQTGLLRQHAPGRPLLHNFMGLFADFDHHAMADDLDVAAWDNYPLGHTEVAPFLDEDERLRWARTGHPDLAAFHHDLYRGIGRGRMWVMEQQAGPVNWAPWNALPQPGMVRAWTWEAFAHGAELVSYFRWRQLPYAQEQLHSGLHLPDGRRDSGADEAAQVASERHALLAALAGEAGLARPAMAAAPGAAETRAAAADAAAQALATQPARVALLIDYPSLWMAQIQPHGADMAPLGLPFAYYSALRQLGLDIDLIGPQTELSGYALVVVAGMLHVDDALAARLTAAQAVVVLGPRTASKTAHMAISDPLPPGPLAAALPMALRGVESLRPGLRVALVPGGAGGGGGGGGGGGGGGGEGQAASHTRRWRDLLEPQRDTQVLDRHADGWPARLARGRWQAHAGVVDAATLQRWLADAARQAGLAPQALTAGGSGLRLRRRGRWQFAFNHGPGTANVPAPPDAVFALGGRALPPAGVAAWLLPEPASMA; encoded by the coding sequence CTGTCGCTGGGCGTCTGCTACTACCCCGAGCAGTGGCCCGAATCGCGCTGGGCCGCCGATGCGCGCGCGATGCGCGAGCTGGGCCTGCAGACGGTGCGCATTGCCGAGTTCGCCTGGTCGCGCATCGAGCCCGAGCCGGGCCGCTTTGACTGGGCCTGGCTCGACCGCGCGATCGACACGCTGGCCGCCGAGGGCCTGAAGGTGGTGCTGGGCACGCCCACCGCCGCCCCCCCGGCCTGGCTGGCGCTCGACCATGGCGATGTGCTGCCGCTCGACGCGCGCGGCCGCGCCAAGGGCTTTGGCTCGCGCCGGCACTACTGCTTCAGCAGCCCGTCGCTGCATGTCGCCACGCGGCGCGTGGTGGAGGCCATGGCGCGGCGCTACGGCGCGCACCCGGCGGTCATCGCCTGGCAGACCGACAACGAATACGGCTGCCACGACACCACGCTGAGCTACAGCCCGGCGGCGCTGGCGGCGTTCAGGCGCTGGCTGGCCGAGCGCTACGGCACGGTGGCGGCGCTCAACCAGGCCTGGGGCACGGCCTTCTGGGGCCTGCAGCTGCGCAGCTTTGACGATGTGGGCTTTCCGGTGGGCCTGCCGGCGCCCGCGCTGCCGGCGCACGAGATCGACTGGCGGCGCTTTGCCTCCGACGAGGTGCTGCGCTTCAACCGCCTGCAGACCGGGCTGCTGCGCCAGCACGCGCCGGGCCGGCCGCTGCTGCACAACTTCATGGGCCTGTTTGCCGATTTCGACCACCATGCGATGGCCGACGATCTGGATGTGGCGGCCTGGGACAACTACCCGCTGGGCCACACCGAGGTGGCGCCCTTTCTCGACGAGGACGAGCGCCTGCGCTGGGCGCGCACCGGCCATCCCGACCTGGCGGCCTTTCACCACGACCTGTACCGCGGCATCGGCCGCGGCCGGATGTGGGTGATGGAGCAGCAGGCCGGCCCGGTGAACTGGGCGCCGTGGAACGCCCTGCCCCAGCCGGGCATGGTGCGCGCATGGACCTGGGAAGCCTTTGCCCACGGCGCCGAGCTGGTGTCGTACTTCCGCTGGCGGCAGCTGCCCTATGCGCAGGAGCAGCTGCACTCGGGCCTGCACCTGCCCGATGGCCGCCGCGACAGCGGTGCCGACGAGGCCGCGCAGGTGGCCAGCGAGCGCCACGCACTGCTCGCGGCACTGGCCGGCGAGGCCGGCCTTGCCCGCCCGGCCATGGCCGCGGCGCCCGGGGCCGCTGAAACCCGGGCCGCTGCCGCCGATGCCGCCGCTCAGGCCCTGGCCACGCAGCCGGCGCGCGTGGCCTTGCTGATCGACTACCCCTCGCTGTGGATGGCGCAGATCCAGCCGCACGGGGCCGACATGGCGCCGCTGGGCCTGCCTTTTGCCTACTACTCGGCGCTGCGCCAGCTGGGACTGGACATCGACCTGATCGGCCCGCAGACCGAGCTGTCGGGCTACGCGCTGGTGGTGGTGGCCGGCATGCTGCATGTGGACGACGCACTGGCCGCGCGCTTGACCGCGGCCCAGGCCGTGGTGGTGCTGGGCCCACGCACCGCCAGCAAGACGGCGCACATGGCGATCAGCGATCCGCTGCCGCCCGGGCCGCTGGCGGCGGCGCTGCCGATGGCCCTGCGTGGCGTGGAATCGCTGCGCCCCGGACTGCGCGTGGCGCTGGTGCCTGGCGGCGCCGGTGGCGGTGGCGGCGGTGGCGGTGGCGGTGGCGGTGGCGGTGGCGAAGGCCAGGCCGCGTCCCATACCCGGCGCTGGCGCGACCTGCTCGAGCCGCAGCGCGACACCCAGGTGCTCGACCGCCACGCCGATGGCTGGCCGGCCCGCCTGGCCCGCGGCCGCTGGCAGGCCCATGCCGGCGTGGTGGATGCGGCCACGCTGCAGCGCTGGCTGGCCGATGCCGCCCGCCAGGCCGGCCTGGCCCCCCAGGCCTTGACGGCCGGCGGCAGCGGCCTGCGCCTGCGCCGCCGCGGCCGCTGGCAGTTCGCGTTCAACCACGGCCCGGGCACGGCCAATGTGCCGGCCCCGCCCGATGCGGTGTTTGCGCTGGGTGGCCGCGCCCTGCCACCCGCCGGCGTGGCGGCCTGGCTGTTGCCGGAGCCGGCGTCCATGGCCTAG